A single Natranaerobius thermophilus JW/NM-WN-LF DNA region contains:
- a CDS encoding ArsR/SmtB family transcription factor produces MTKKDTCQEFCFDSEAVEHVQKHMLNEQDIDKMAETFKILADPTRVKILHALAHKELCVCDIAVTLDMKVSAVSHQLRLLKSARLVKQRREGKNVYYQLDDHHVEQLFEKTLEHIKHQ; encoded by the coding sequence GTGACCAAAAAAGATACATGTCAAGAGTTCTGTTTTGATAGTGAAGCAGTGGAGCATGTTCAAAAACATATGTTGAATGAACAGGATATTGATAAAATGGCTGAAACCTTTAAAATACTGGCAGATCCTACCCGGGTAAAAATTTTACATGCCCTGGCTCATAAAGAACTGTGTGTATGTGATATCGCAGTCACCCTGGATATGAAAGTATCGGCAGTTTCTCATCAATTGAGATTATTAAAAAGCGCCCGATTAGTTAAACAAAGGCGAGAAGGCAAGAATGTTTATTATCAATTGGATGATCACCATGTAGAGCAACTCTTTGAAAAAACACTAGAACACATCAAGCATCAATAA
- a CDS encoding heavy metal translocating P-type ATPase: MNNTTLKLTGMTCANCAQRIEKQLNKTQGTNSAQVNFAVEKAYIEYDPTQISEDDLIKIVQDSGYDAKSEEQDEKNKKNVELKISGMTCSACSQRVEKNLNKLDGVHANVNIATEKATITYNPTKTSLNSLKQTIRDTGYDIVDEELEQEIDPEEEKIKEAAERMWWSVGFASVVMIIMMVHMFVTPIPYYIPIISVLGFPVIFIFGRKTHQATWRALKNGSPNMDTLVTMGSAVPFILNFLGIILGLPITSFIEMATTIMAFHMIGKFLEIKAKGRASQAIKKLLEMEAKTARVIRDGEEKEVPMEEVQVGDVMVIRPGEKIPTDGVVVQGESSIDESMATGESIPVNKTVEDEVIGATINKQGILHVEATKIGKDTFLSQVIKMVEEAQGSKVPIQEFADRVTGYFVPGVILIAIAAFISWMVFPDFHVSVVEYFDFPWSTIDLPQLSLALLATIAVLVISCPCALGLATPTALMVGSGLGAEKGVLIRKGEAIQTMKDINIIAFDKTGTITKGKPEVTDVINYNGFSREDILLYAGSLEASSEHPLGEAIVETAKEENITFQQVENFSAITGKGVRGEINNKEVLVGSRKLMAEKDIEHQHLNSELERLEDEAKTAMLVAIDGKMAGIVAVADTLKEDSIQAIEEIEQLGMKTAMITGDNERTANAIAKKVGISSVLAEVLPDGKVDEIKKLQDEYGNVAMVGDGINDAPALKQANIGIAIGTGTDIAIEAADITVIRGDLSAVVSGIKLSKATFKKIVENYFWAWFYNAIAIPAAFLGLIHPIIGAAAMAASSINVVLNSTRLKKAKVDPSYDREDLKGSHHKGEQSLEAKV; encoded by the coding sequence ATGAATAATACAACTTTAAAATTAACTGGTATGACCTGTGCCAATTGTGCACAGCGAATTGAAAAACAGCTGAATAAAACCCAGGGAACAAACAGTGCCCAAGTTAATTTTGCCGTTGAAAAAGCTTACATCGAATACGATCCCACCCAAATCAGCGAAGATGATTTAATTAAAATTGTACAAGATTCGGGTTATGATGCTAAGTCGGAAGAACAAGATGAGAAAAATAAAAAAAATGTAGAACTTAAAATATCCGGTATGACATGTTCCGCATGTTCCCAGAGAGTGGAAAAGAATTTAAATAAACTAGATGGTGTCCATGCCAATGTCAATATCGCAACAGAAAAAGCTACAATAACTTATAACCCTACAAAAACCAGCCTAAACAGCTTAAAACAAACTATCAGAGATACCGGTTATGATATTGTTGATGAAGAACTAGAACAAGAAATCGATCCGGAAGAGGAAAAAATTAAAGAAGCTGCCGAAAGAATGTGGTGGTCTGTTGGATTTGCCAGTGTAGTAATGATCATCATGATGGTTCACATGTTTGTAACACCTATTCCCTATTATATTCCCATTATATCTGTATTAGGTTTTCCGGTAATCTTTATCTTTGGAAGGAAAACACATCAAGCCACATGGCGCGCCTTAAAAAATGGCAGTCCCAATATGGACACATTAGTAACAATGGGTTCTGCCGTACCTTTTATTTTAAACTTTTTAGGGATCATACTGGGTCTACCCATTACTTCATTTATTGAAATGGCTACAACTATCATGGCCTTTCACATGATCGGTAAATTCTTAGAAATCAAAGCCAAGGGTAGAGCATCCCAGGCCATCAAAAAGTTATTGGAAATGGAAGCTAAAACAGCCCGCGTCATTAGAGATGGAGAAGAAAAGGAAGTCCCCATGGAGGAAGTGCAGGTTGGAGATGTGATGGTGATACGCCCTGGAGAAAAGATTCCTACAGACGGTGTAGTTGTACAGGGTGAAAGCAGCATAGATGAATCAATGGCCACAGGGGAATCCATCCCGGTAAACAAAACTGTTGAAGATGAAGTTATCGGTGCAACTATTAACAAACAGGGGATATTGCATGTTGAAGCCACAAAAATAGGTAAAGATACATTTTTATCCCAGGTTATCAAAATGGTTGAAGAGGCCCAGGGTTCCAAGGTACCCATTCAAGAATTTGCCGATAGAGTTACAGGTTATTTTGTACCCGGAGTTATATTAATTGCTATAGCTGCCTTTATATCATGGATGGTCTTTCCCGATTTTCATGTATCAGTAGTAGAATATTTTGATTTTCCCTGGTCCACTATAGATTTACCACAGTTGTCCCTGGCCCTACTGGCAACTATAGCAGTACTGGTAATTTCTTGTCCCTGTGCCCTGGGGCTTGCAACACCTACAGCCTTGATGGTAGGTAGCGGACTAGGTGCCGAAAAAGGTGTCCTGATCAGAAAAGGTGAAGCAATCCAAACTATGAAAGATATCAATATAATTGCCTTCGATAAAACAGGCACTATTACCAAGGGAAAACCTGAGGTTACTGATGTCATAAACTACAATGGTTTTAGCAGAGAAGATATTCTCTTGTATGCAGGAAGTCTGGAAGCTTCCTCGGAACATCCTCTAGGTGAAGCCATTGTGGAAACAGCTAAAGAAGAAAACATCACATTCCAGCAGGTAGAAAACTTTTCGGCAATTACCGGTAAAGGGGTACGAGGAGAGATTAACAATAAAGAAGTGCTAGTTGGCAGTCGAAAGCTGATGGCGGAAAAAGATATTGAACACCAGCATCTCAACAGTGAGCTAGAAAGATTAGAAGATGAAGCTAAAACAGCCATGCTAGTAGCCATAGATGGTAAAATGGCGGGCATTGTAGCCGTTGCCGATACCTTGAAAGAAGACTCTATTCAAGCTATTGAAGAAATCGAACAACTAGGAATGAAAACCGCCATGATTACAGGAGATAACGAAAGAACAGCCAATGCCATAGCCAAAAAAGTCGGGATCAGCAGTGTACTTGCCGAGGTACTTCCCGACGGTAAGGTTGATGAAATCAAAAAGCTTCAAGATGAATACGGAAATGTAGCCATGGTGGGAGATGGTATCAACGATGCTCCGGCTCTAAAACAGGCAAATATCGGTATAGCCATCGGAACCGGAACGGATATAGCCATCGAAGCAGCTGATATAACCGTTATTCGAGGTGACTTAAGTGCAGTGGTATCTGGCATTAAATTATCCAAAGCTACCTTCAAAAAAATCGTAGAAAACTATTTCTGGGCCTGGTTTTACAATGCCATAGCCATCCCAGCAGCTTTCTTGGGACTAATTCACCCAATTATCGGGGCTGCTGCCATGGCAGCAAGCTCTATCAATGTAGTCCTAAACTCTACACGACTAAAGAAAGCAAAAGTAGACCCATCTTACGATAGGGAGGATTTAAAAGGCAGTCATCACAAAGGTGAACAGTCATTAGAAGCTAAGGTTTAA
- a CDS encoding prepilin-type N-terminal cleavage/methylation domain-containing protein, translating into MIFIKKLHNKVSRLFKDKNGFTLIELIAVIGIIGILIALVAPNVMSYIGEAEKEACRAEKQQLENAIKTAIYLEDKGEIDEFDDFSKYIDVDDEDDLRLPDCDEVDWDLDDVNDVEVTWEPGNND; encoded by the coding sequence ATGATTTTTATAAAGAAATTACATAATAAAGTTTCAAGGCTGTTTAAAGACAAAAATGGTTTTACTTTAATTGAGTTAATAGCAGTCATTGGAATAATTGGAATTTTAATAGCCTTGGTGGCACCAAATGTCATGAGTTATATAGGTGAAGCCGAAAAAGAGGCCTGCCGAGCTGAAAAGCAGCAATTGGAAAACGCTATTAAAACTGCTATCTATTTAGAAGATAAAGGAGAAATTGACGAATTCGATGATTTTTCTAAATATATAGATGTAGATGATGAAGATGATTTGAGACTTCCTGACTGTGATGAAGTTGACTGGGATTTAGATGATGTCAATGATGTAGAAGTAACTTGGGAACCAGGAAATAACGATTGA
- a CDS encoding ISNCY family transposase translates to MFCENVTMTKKVTYQMTQEEIKKLNIINQTIDGYLTIRDAARALNLSDRQIKRLKKGVQLEGPSFVIHKSRGKKPDHSVPESTEKHIISLKLEKYPNANFTHFTELLNEREKISISRPVVHRILSKAGISSPKKHKKSKSHHRRKRKDRMGLLVQIDASPYDWFDTGFDCDLHAAIDDATGALLGLFFVENECLEGYFQIMHQLISNYGIPASLYSDKHTIFRSPKSDKLSIDEQLAGKQVKPTQFGAAMEELGVTIIPANSPQAKGRVERLFDTLQSRLPTLFKLHNITTMEKANEFLQKDFLPDFNKRFALKPENELSAFTCLNQDINLDHILCSKFKRTVDNSATFSFEGSYYQILDKNSQLVPKSKVTVLSNPKFGVKVKYKDMVFETQIVDKPSTTKMTKKVKTTQSPKNRIVPDENHPWRKQSERTNLNYDLTDQELLDTILNTRDRV, encoded by the coding sequence ATGTTCTGTGAAAATGTCACTATGACTAAAAAGGTGACATATCAAATGACCCAAGAAGAAATTAAAAAACTAAATATTATCAATCAAACAATTGATGGCTACTTAACCATTAGAGATGCAGCACGAGCTTTGAACCTCAGTGATCGACAAATTAAACGACTGAAGAAAGGAGTGCAACTAGAAGGACCCAGTTTTGTCATACATAAAAGCCGAGGTAAAAAGCCTGATCATTCTGTTCCTGAAAGTACTGAAAAACATATCATTTCTCTAAAGTTAGAAAAATACCCAAATGCAAATTTCACTCATTTTACAGAACTTTTAAACGAGCGAGAAAAAATCTCTATCAGTAGGCCAGTTGTTCATAGAATTCTTAGTAAAGCTGGAATTTCTAGTCCTAAAAAACATAAAAAGAGTAAGAGTCACCACAGACGCAAACGCAAGGACAGAATGGGACTTTTAGTACAAATAGACGCCTCACCTTATGACTGGTTTGACACTGGCTTTGATTGTGATTTACACGCTGCTATCGATGATGCCACAGGAGCTTTGCTAGGATTATTTTTTGTTGAAAATGAATGTCTTGAGGGATACTTTCAGATTATGCATCAGTTAATTTCAAACTATGGTATTCCTGCAAGTCTTTATAGCGATAAGCACACTATTTTTAGATCACCTAAATCGGACAAGCTTTCGATTGATGAACAGCTCGCAGGTAAACAAGTTAAGCCTACTCAATTTGGTGCAGCTATGGAAGAGTTAGGAGTCACTATTATACCTGCTAACTCTCCACAAGCAAAAGGACGAGTTGAAAGGCTTTTTGATACTTTACAAAGCAGACTGCCCACACTTTTTAAGCTACACAATATAACTACCATGGAGAAAGCTAATGAATTTTTACAAAAAGATTTCTTGCCTGATTTTAATAAAAGATTTGCCCTAAAGCCCGAAAATGAGCTATCGGCTTTTACCTGTTTAAATCAAGATATTAATCTTGATCATATACTTTGTTCTAAATTCAAAAGAACTGTGGACAACAGTGCCACTTTCTCTTTTGAAGGAAGTTACTATCAAATTTTAGATAAAAATAGTCAACTGGTTCCTAAATCTAAAGTTACTGTCCTATCTAATCCTAAATTTGGAGTTAAAGTAAAATATAAAGATATGGTGTTTGAAACTCAAATTGTGGACAAGCCTTCAACTACTAAAATGACCAAAAAAGTTAAAACAACGCAATCACCTAAAAATAGAATAGTCCCAGATGAAAATCACCCTTGGAGAAAACAAAGTGAAAGAACAAATCTTAACTACGACCTGACTGATCAAGAACTTTTAGATACTATACTAAATACCAGGGACCGAGTTTAA
- a CDS encoding heavy metal translocating P-type ATPase, whose amino-acid sequence MKYYLRGLDCPSCAAKIERKLNNLNPNPNQEININLNNNTVELDPELYEEAQKIVDDIEPGVKLIPKENNKEQPHNNYEDDHSSNLKQEYLKIIISLGLLIFGFIFREELQNTPWAIADYSVFLIAYFLVGGHVVISAVKNLVRRDIFNEKFLMTIATLGAILIQELPEAVAVMLFYAVGELFQDLAVNKSRRSISSLLDLRPEFANLITEKGTEQVSPEQVTPGDVIEIYPGERIPLDGKVLSGESYINASALTGESVPESVGPGEQVMAGTINENNLLRVQVTKEFNNSSVAKIFDLVEKAAERKAPTEKFITTFAAWYTPVVVGGAAVLATIPPLLIPGAEFSEWIYRALILLVISCPCALVLSIPLGYFGGIGGASRGGILVKGANFLDALIDADTVVFDKTGTLTEGTFQVVKINPKNGFSDQELLNYASTAEIYSNHPIARSILHEAKHKFNFSREELKAKVLKQREDKGFGVKTTLSDGSVILAGSEKLLTKESINMDLTDEKDNGETIVHVAVDDKYVGYLILDDEIKADAAEIVAKLKAKGVSHTVMLSGDEEQTAKRVAKQLNIDKYYAGLLPEEKIEIMDELIANKTGDEKILYVGDGINDAPVITRADVGIAMGALGTDAAIEAADIVLMDDNLDKIPLSLDVARKTRRIVLQNIVFALGVKAAFVSLGALGMATMWGAIFADVGVALLAVFNSTRALRTPGKLSQYNSDSE is encoded by the coding sequence ATGAAATATTATTTGCGAGGACTGGACTGTCCCAGCTGTGCAGCTAAAATAGAACGGAAATTAAATAACTTAAATCCAAATCCGAATCAAGAGATAAATATTAATCTTAACAATAATACTGTCGAATTGGACCCCGAATTATACGAGGAAGCTCAAAAAATAGTCGATGATATTGAACCTGGAGTGAAACTAATTCCCAAGGAAAATAACAAGGAACAACCCCATAATAACTATGAAGATGATCACAGTTCCAATTTAAAACAAGAATATTTAAAGATAATCATATCACTAGGATTACTAATATTTGGATTTATCTTTAGGGAAGAGCTGCAAAACACTCCATGGGCGATAGCAGACTATTCTGTATTTTTAATCGCCTATTTCCTGGTCGGCGGTCACGTTGTTATTTCTGCTGTTAAAAATTTAGTTCGCAGAGATATATTTAACGAAAAGTTCCTTATGACCATTGCTACCCTTGGTGCTATTTTGATTCAAGAATTACCAGAAGCGGTAGCCGTTATGTTGTTTTATGCAGTAGGTGAGCTATTCCAAGACCTGGCCGTTAATAAATCACGCCGCTCGATTTCTTCCCTATTAGATCTAAGGCCTGAGTTTGCCAACCTTATAACTGAAAAGGGTACCGAACAGGTCTCTCCGGAACAGGTGACACCTGGCGATGTAATTGAAATCTATCCAGGAGAACGCATCCCCTTAGATGGAAAAGTTTTATCTGGTGAGTCATACATTAATGCCAGTGCCCTAACAGGTGAATCCGTTCCAGAAAGTGTAGGCCCCGGTGAACAAGTAATGGCTGGAACTATCAATGAAAATAACTTGCTTAGGGTACAAGTCACTAAAGAATTTAATAACTCATCTGTCGCCAAGATTTTTGATTTGGTAGAAAAAGCAGCCGAACGAAAAGCTCCTACAGAAAAGTTCATCACTACCTTTGCGGCTTGGTATACGCCTGTAGTTGTAGGAGGAGCTGCAGTGTTGGCCACTATACCACCGCTATTGATTCCGGGAGCAGAATTTAGTGAGTGGATATACCGGGCATTGATACTTCTGGTGATATCTTGTCCCTGTGCTTTGGTACTATCCATACCTCTCGGCTATTTTGGAGGTATAGGAGGAGCATCGAGAGGAGGAATATTAGTAAAAGGTGCCAACTTTCTAGATGCCTTGATTGATGCCGATACAGTAGTCTTTGACAAAACAGGTACACTAACTGAGGGGACTTTTCAAGTTGTCAAAATTAATCCCAAAAACGGATTTTCAGACCAAGAATTATTGAACTATGCCTCTACAGCAGAAATTTACTCAAATCATCCCATCGCCAGATCCATATTACACGAAGCAAAGCATAAGTTTAACTTTTCTAGGGAAGAACTCAAAGCTAAAGTTTTAAAACAGCGAGAAGACAAAGGTTTCGGTGTAAAAACAACATTGTCAGATGGTAGTGTGATTTTAGCCGGCAGCGAAAAATTGCTGACAAAGGAAAGTATCAACATGGACTTAACAGATGAAAAAGACAATGGTGAAACTATCGTTCATGTGGCTGTAGACGACAAATACGTTGGTTACCTGATTCTTGATGATGAAATAAAAGCCGATGCGGCAGAGATTGTAGCCAAACTAAAAGCCAAAGGCGTTTCACACACAGTCATGCTCTCGGGAGATGAAGAACAAACTGCCAAGCGTGTAGCCAAACAACTGAATATAGATAAATATTATGCAGGTTTACTACCAGAAGAAAAAATTGAGATAATGGATGAACTAATCGCCAATAAGACTGGAGATGAGAAAATATTATATGTGGGTGATGGCATCAACGATGCTCCCGTAATCACCAGGGCCGATGTTGGTATAGCCATGGGTGCGCTGGGAACGGATGCTGCCATTGAAGCTGCAGATATAGTCCTAATGGATGATAATCTAGACAAAATTCCTTTGAGTTTAGATGTCGCCCGAAAAACCCGACGAATTGTATTACAAAATATCGTCTTCGCCTTGGGAGTAAAAGCAGCTTTTGTATCCCTGGGAGCTTTGGGAATGGCGACCATGTGGGGTGCAATTTTTGCAGATGTAGGTGTAGCACTTTTGGCAGTATTTAATTCTACCAGGGCATTGAGAACACCGGGAAAGCTATCCCAATACAATTCTGATTCTGAATAA
- a CDS encoding Ger(x)C family spore germination protein, protein MRVNINKSIIILIIIFIFSSLTACDFVNEKILDELSIILAMSFDSNPENDNDDYNPLLLTTSNPLFAEEAKEPVRVKTVQGRTIGNALDNWQQHRNRLMALGKVNIMLFGENITKENFPNTVKDIRQIPEIDATSLVAYHPGKAKNLLYQNPVEDGRIAVFLSDMLEFGADDGLIPEVTLHELWTAVLTKGRDGYLPKVDLKEEGDEIPYISGAMVLTENGNKATTLNSEETKLLTTMLNEKAIPSFSSNIFVEEEEGLIEYSVQNTDMNINVEYNNEVSVEIDNNIEVYLEEVQIPGIEIIDKKTFETIAEFVAKDFMDNTQNLIAKLQRHKSDPIGIGQYVRIQQSEYYSKGTWRNDYPDIDIDNNYTVNVFRGSTLSETFKLER, encoded by the coding sequence ATGAGAGTTAATATAAATAAAAGTATAATAATTCTTATAATAATCTTTATTTTTAGTAGTTTAACAGCTTGTGATTTCGTTAACGAAAAAATTTTAGACGAACTTTCGATAATTTTAGCTATGTCCTTTGATTCTAATCCAGAAAATGATAATGATGACTACAATCCCCTTCTATTAACCACTTCAAATCCGCTATTTGCCGAAGAAGCTAAAGAGCCTGTCCGTGTTAAGACAGTTCAGGGTCGAACAATAGGAAATGCTTTAGATAACTGGCAACAACATAGAAATAGATTAATGGCTTTAGGAAAGGTAAATATAATGTTATTTGGAGAAAATATCACAAAAGAAAACTTTCCTAATACAGTTAAAGATATAAGGCAAATTCCAGAAATTGATGCAACATCTTTAGTTGCTTATCATCCTGGAAAAGCAAAAAATCTATTATACCAAAACCCTGTCGAAGACGGTAGAATAGCGGTTTTTCTAAGTGACATGCTAGAATTTGGAGCTGATGACGGACTAATACCTGAAGTTACCCTACATGAATTATGGACAGCAGTTTTAACAAAAGGTAGAGATGGATATCTCCCTAAAGTTGATCTAAAAGAAGAAGGTGATGAAATACCTTATATATCCGGGGCAATGGTTTTGACCGAAAATGGAAATAAGGCTACAACTTTGAATTCCGAGGAAACTAAGTTATTAACAACCATGCTAAATGAAAAAGCCATTCCCTCCTTTTCCTCAAACATTTTTGTTGAAGAAGAAGAAGGGTTAATAGAGTATAGTGTTCAAAACACTGATATGAACATTAATGTTGAATATAATAATGAAGTTTCTGTAGAAATAGATAATAACATTGAGGTTTACCTGGAAGAAGTACAAATCCCCGGAATTGAGATTATAGATAAAAAAACCTTTGAAACTATAGCTGAATTTGTAGCCAAAGATTTTATGGATAATACACAAAATCTTATAGCAAAATTACAACGACACAAAAGTGATCCAATAGGAATAGGGCAATATGTGAGAATACAACAGTCAGAATACTATTCTAAAGGCACTTGGAGAAATGATTATCCCGACATAGATATTGACAATAATTATACTGTCAATGTTTTTAGAGGAAGCACCTTATCCGAAACCTTTAAGCTAGAGCGTTAA
- a CDS encoding flavocytochrome c, with product MFQKRNLLLIMLTFVLLFTFSVGCNGDKEVGEEPGEEELALEEGTYEGSSYGHNAEIEVEVTIEDEDISDIEVLSHEESEILTDPVFEEIIPAIVENNNTNVDSISGATVTSLALVSAVEDALKEAGAEEYFEGEMVEVDSASEIADSTYDVVVVGGGGAGLVSAIEAKSQGADVVLLEKMPYLGGNTLVSGGEFNAPNTWVQENPDIDDSVDQFVEDTLEGGDYEADEDLVQTLAENVTEDAEWMKDYVGVEFVDDYLMHFGGHEVPRALYPIGGSGLELISSLEERALDDEIPIKFNTEAKELLTDEDGRVVGVKVEDHEGEIANIEAEDGVIMATGGFGANIDMTQKYNPDIDDRYNTTNVPGATGEGILMAKEIGADLVDMEFIQTYPTCNTQTGHLSYVADTRFDGAILVNQEGERFVEELDRRDVISEAILDQTGSVAYLMWDNHIKENSNMDNYMTEFENLKETDQIIKADSIEEAAEFFEIDVDELKNTVEQYNEYVKQGEDEDFNRRGDLLELKEGPYYIQEVAPAIHHTMGGIKINEEAQVIDTEGEIIEGLYAAGEITGGIHGNNRLGGNAIADLIVFGRIAGDNVSK from the coding sequence ATGTTTCAAAAGAGAAACTTATTATTAATTATGTTAACATTTGTTCTGCTGTTCACATTCTCCGTGGGATGCAATGGAGATAAGGAAGTAGGAGAGGAACCAGGAGAGGAAGAGTTGGCACTAGAAGAAGGTACATATGAGGGAAGTTCATATGGACACAATGCAGAAATTGAAGTAGAGGTTACAATTGAAGATGAAGATATCTCTGATATCGAAGTTTTATCTCATGAAGAATCTGAGATATTAACAGATCCAGTATTTGAAGAAATTATCCCAGCCATTGTGGAAAACAACAATACTAATGTAGACTCCATTTCAGGCGCAACTGTCACAAGTTTAGCACTAGTTAGTGCAGTTGAAGATGCATTAAAAGAGGCAGGTGCTGAAGAATACTTTGAAGGGGAAATGGTTGAAGTTGATAGTGCTTCTGAAATCGCTGATTCTACCTATGATGTAGTAGTAGTTGGTGGTGGAGGTGCTGGTCTAGTATCAGCAATTGAAGCAAAGTCACAAGGTGCAGATGTTGTGTTATTAGAAAAGATGCCTTATTTAGGTGGTAACACCCTAGTATCTGGAGGAGAGTTTAATGCTCCAAACACTTGGGTTCAGGAAAACCCAGATATTGATGACAGTGTAGATCAATTTGTTGAAGATACCCTTGAAGGCGGAGATTATGAAGCAGATGAAGATCTTGTGCAAACACTAGCAGAAAATGTAACTGAAGATGCGGAGTGGATGAAAGACTATGTAGGTGTAGAATTTGTCGATGACTATCTTATGCATTTTGGAGGACATGAAGTGCCCAGGGCACTTTATCCAATTGGTGGCTCCGGACTAGAACTGATTAGTAGTTTAGAGGAACGAGCTTTGGATGATGAGATTCCAATTAAATTTAATACTGAAGCAAAAGAATTACTTACGGATGAAGATGGTAGAGTTGTAGGTGTAAAAGTGGAAGATCATGAAGGAGAAATAGCAAATATTGAGGCAGAAGATGGGGTTATTATGGCAACCGGTGGATTTGGTGCAAATATTGATATGACTCAAAAGTATAATCCAGACATTGACGATAGATATAATACTACTAATGTTCCAGGAGCAACTGGTGAAGGAATTCTAATGGCAAAAGAAATAGGTGCTGACTTAGTAGATATGGAGTTTATTCAAACTTATCCCACTTGTAATACGCAAACGGGTCACTTGTCATATGTTGCAGATACTAGATTTGATGGTGCTATTTTAGTTAACCAGGAAGGCGAAAGATTTGTCGAAGAGTTAGATCGTCGTGATGTGATTTCTGAAGCTATTTTAGATCAAACTGGGTCTGTAGCTTATCTAATGTGGGACAACCATATAAAAGAAAATAGTAATATGGATAATTACATGACAGAATTTGAAAACCTGAAGGAAACTGATCAGATAATTAAAGCTGACTCTATTGAAGAGGCAGCAGAATTTTTTGAGATTGATGTTGATGAACTTAAAAATACGGTGGAACAATACAATGAATATGTAAAACAAGGTGAAGATGAAGACTTCAATCGTCGTGGTGATCTATTAGAATTAAAAGAAGGACCTTACTATATCCAAGAAGTGGCACCTGCTATTCACCATACCATGGGTGGAATTAAGATAAACGAAGAAGCTCAAGTTATTGATACAGAGGGTGAAATAATTGAAGGGCTTTATGCTGCAGGTGAAATCACTGGTGGAATTCATGGTAACAATCGCTTAGGTGGTAACGCTATAGCAGATTTAATAGTTTTTGGTAGAATTGCGGGAGATAACGTTTCTAAATAA
- a CDS encoding type II secretion system protein, producing MIELIAVIAIIGILVVLVAPNVMSYINEAEEMACDAAKKQVSDALQTAIATGEIAEDDLEAENSKQIASKIEKYIDGNPADSCDDYDDLSDMLDALLTEPDNGKENGNDNNEEENGGNDDDNDENGGDNDDDSPPWWPSFLPWPF from the coding sequence TTGATTGAATTGATAGCTGTAATTGCTATTATTGGGATTCTTGTTGTTTTGGTTGCGCCAAATGTGATGAGTTATATTAATGAAGCTGAAGAAATGGCTTGTGACGCGGCAAAAAAACAGGTGAGTGATGCCTTGCAAACGGCTATTGCCACAGGAGAAATTGCGGAAGATGACTTAGAGGCAGAAAATAGTAAACAAATTGCATCGAAAATTGAAAAATACATAGATGGCAATCCAGCTGACTCATGTGATGATTATGACGACTTATCAGATATGCTGGATGCTTTGTTGACAGAACCAGATAATGGTAAAGAAAATGGTAATGATAACAACGAAGAAGAAAATGGGGGAAATGATGACGATAATGATGAAAATGGGGGAGACAATGACGATGATAGTCCACCGTGGTGGCCTTCCTTCTTACCATGGCCCTTTTAA
- a CDS encoding folate family ECF transporter S component: MKNFFKNPHALAIMGLLAAVNVVLGLVTSGFTISFGGIAGVKIGLGGLPIILAGILLGPLAGGVVGIVSDLVGFLLVPMGPYMPHFTLTAALTGIIPCLVLKLTNGKREIPSFLHLLLGIGIGQAITTVILVPYFSYILFGLPLLYTVLGNAISQLISVPLYAYISLFILKSSKIRSMTDTASQK, encoded by the coding sequence TTGAAAAACTTTTTTAAAAACCCACATGCCCTGGCGATCATGGGGTTATTAGCAGCTGTTAATGTAGTTTTAGGATTGGTAACTTCGGGTTTTACGATCTCTTTTGGCGGAATAGCTGGGGTAAAAATTGGTTTAGGTGGACTACCCATTATTCTTGCTGGAATTTTACTCGGTCCGCTAGCTGGAGGTGTAGTTGGTATTGTCAGTGATTTGGTAGGATTTCTATTAGTACCTATGGGCCCTTATATGCCGCATTTCACCTTAACGGCTGCATTAACGGGAATTATTCCTTGTTTGGTCCTAAAGCTTACTAATGGAAAGAGAGAGATACCAAGCTTTTTACACTTATTACTAGGAATAGGAATTGGACAAGCCATTACAACTGTTATTTTAGTACCCTATTTTTCATACATCTTATTTGGTCTGCCACTGTTGTACACAGTTCTCGGTAATGCTATCAGTCAGTTAATTAGTGTACCACTCTATGCCTATATTAGCTTATTTATTTTAAAGTCCTCAAAAATTAGATCCATGACAGACACCGCCTCACAAAAATAG